The uncultured Subdoligranulum sp. genomic sequence GTGGTTCGTTTACTGCTCACGGAAAAATGGCTGCCCTGTGTGTTCTATTTGCAGGTGTTCTGTGTCAGCTATTTGTTCTGGCCGATCCATACTGCCAACCTCAACGCCATTAAGGCCCTGGGGCGTAGCGACCTCTTTTTGCGCCTGGAAGTAATCAAAAAAGTCATTGGTTTGGTACTATTGTTCTCCACCATGCAGATCAGTGTAGAGGCTATGGCTTACAGCCTGTTGGCTAGCAGCATCATAAGCCAGGTGGTCAACGCTTGGCCCAATCGCAAACTGCTGGGGTACCCATATTTAGAACAGCTACGAGATATTCTGCCCAGTCTGCTACTGGCCTGCTGTATGGGCGGAGCGGTAAAGGCTATTTCACTGCTGGAGTGGCCAAATCTGCTTACCCTGGTCATTCAGGTTCTGCTGGGGGCCGCATTCTATCTTGGGGGCTCCCGGCTGTTCAGGATGGAAGAGTTTTTGTATCTTAAAAAGTTTGTAATGAAGTTTTTGCAAAACCGTCACATAGGAAAGGAGCATAATAAGGCATGACTAGTTTTTATACGTTGGAGGAGCTTCAGGCGCTGGGATTTGCATCCTTGGGCAAGAATGTTCTGCTGAGCCGAAAATGCAGTGTGTACGGGGCACAAAACATCTCCATCGGGGATGATACCCGCATAGATGATTTTTGTATTCTGAGTGGTAAGATTATAATTGGCAGCCATGTGCACATTGCCGCGTATGTAGGACTTTTCGGTGGTCACAGCGGCATTGTGCTGGAAGATTTTGTGGGAGTATCCTCTCGTGGGGTAATATATGCCGAAAGTGATGACTATTCAGGCGCTGTGCTAACCAACCCCACAGTGCCGGACGAATTCAAGCATATCGTCGGTGGACAGGTGAGGTTGGAACGACATGCCATCCTAGGTTCCGGCTGTACTGTGATGCCTGGCGTGACGGTGGGCGAAGGCACCGCCGTGGGAAGCATGTCCTTCGTGAACCGATCGTTGGAGCCGTGGTCCATGTATGTTGGCATTCCCTGCCGGAAAATTAAGGACCGCCGCCGTGATCTGCTTGCGATGGAGCAGCAGCTGCGGCGGGAAAAAACGGTATAACGAAGGAGAAAAACAATGGAAAATTCAATTCTGGTAACCCGATCTTCTATGCCATCTCTAGAGGAATACGTTGAAGAAATCCGTCCCATCTGGGGCAGCCATTGGCTGACTAATATGGGCCCTAAGCATAGGGAATTGCAGGAGAAACTCAAGGAGTACCTTGCTGTAGATAAAGTGGAACTTTTGACCAATGGCCATATGGCACTGGAACTGACGCTGCAGGCAATGAATCTGCAGGGGGAAGTCATTACCACACCGTTTACCTT encodes the following:
- a CDS encoding acyltransferase translates to MTSFYTLEELQALGFASLGKNVLLSRKCSVYGAQNISIGDDTRIDDFCILSGKIIIGSHVHIAAYVGLFGGHSGIVLEDFVGVSSRGVIYAESDDYSGAVLTNPTVPDEFKHIVGGQVRLERHAILGSGCTVMPGVTVGEGTAVGSMSFVNRSLEPWSMYVGIPCRKIKDRRRDLLAMEQQLRREKTV